From a single Alphaproteobacteria bacterium genomic region:
- a CDS encoding AI-2E family transporter, protein MSDTTRTLSRLLPFSLSFGVAALTLLLLVEGRELLIPIALAVLIWYLINAIVRGVAWVWPGEELPRWLGLTVALCVMVLVFWGIGRLLGGSIAGVSQAAPTYQQNLDELIVRVAHMIGIDDVPTMADVFDKINLQSMIGQFAESAAGIAGRVGIIIVYVMFLLLEQQSFDRKLTALLPNPERESAVRKIITQVQVDVQTYLWIKTLMSILTGGISYIVLALVGVDFAAFWAFIIFLLNYIPTIGSLIGIIFPALLTIIQFNEFGPFLIVLGCLSGAQFTIGNVLEPRLMGSSLNLSPLVMILSLALWGQIWGVVGMFLCVPIMVMLMIVFAHFDGTRPIAIMLSGNGRIDDYISKE, encoded by the coding sequence ATGAGCGATACCACCCGCACCTTGTCGCGGCTGCTGCCGTTTTCGCTGAGTTTCGGCGTCGCCGCGCTGACTTTACTGCTGCTGGTCGAAGGCCGCGAGCTGTTGATACCGATCGCGTTGGCGGTATTGATCTGGTACCTGATCAACGCCATCGTCCGCGGCGTGGCTTGGGTGTGGCCGGGTGAAGAATTGCCGCGCTGGCTCGGTCTGACGGTCGCGCTCTGCGTTATGGTTCTGGTGTTCTGGGGCATCGGCCGGTTGCTCGGCGGGAGCATCGCCGGCGTGTCGCAGGCGGCGCCGACCTACCAGCAAAATCTCGATGAATTGATTGTCCGCGTCGCCCACATGATCGGCATCGACGATGTGCCGACGATGGCCGACGTCTTCGACAAGATCAATCTGCAGTCGATGATCGGCCAGTTCGCCGAATCTGCGGCCGGCATCGCCGGCCGGGTCGGCATCATCATTGTCTATGTGATGTTCCTGCTGCTCGAGCAACAAAGCTTCGACCGCAAGCTGACCGCGTTGCTGCCCAACCCGGAGCGCGAATCGGCGGTGCGCAAGATCATCACCCAGGTCCAGGTCGACGTGCAGACCTATCTCTGGATCAAGACCTTGATGAGCATCCTCACCGGCGGCATCAGCTATATCGTGCTGGCTTTGGTCGGCGTCGATTTCGCCGCGTTCTGGGCGTTCATCATCTTTCTGCTCAACTATATTCCGACCATCGGCTCGCTGATCGGCATCATATTTCCGGCCCTGCTCACGATCATCCAGTTCAACGAATTCGGTCCTTTCCTGATCGTGCTTGGCTGTCTTTCCGGCGCCCAATTCACCATCGGCAACGTGCTCGAGCCGCGGTTGATGGGCAGCTCGCTCAATCTCAGCCCGCTGGTGATGATTCTCTCGCTCGCGTTGTGGGGCCAAATCTGGGGCGTCGTCGGCATGTTCCTGTGTGTGCCGATCATGGTCATGCTGATGATCGTTTTTGCCCATTTCGATGGCACCCGGCCGATCGCGATCATGCTGTCGGGCAATGGCCGCATCGACGATTACATCAGCAAGGAATAA